The stretch of DNA GCGACGTATTCACTCATCACGCTCCAGTGTCTCGGCCATAACCTCGGCCATGGGAACCGTGCGGGAGTTCCGGCGCTCCTCGATCAGTCTCCGGAGCTCTTCCTCGTCGTGGAGTCTGGCCTGCTCCAGGACTTCCATGGGGACGAAGGCCCCGACCGCTCTGCCGTTGCGAGTGACCACAGTGGAGTCGCCGGCCTGCGCGCGGTCGATGGCCTCGGACAGGTGGGACCGGAACTCGCGGGAAGAGACCGTTTTCGTCATGCCCGCAGTGTGCGCGATTCGAACCGTGTACACGAAGAGGTGTCGACCCGTGATTCAGACCGTCCGCTCCGGGGTCTCCACCGCGTCCCAGAAGGCGGTCAGCGCGCCGGCGGTGGTCTCCGGGGCCTCGACGTTGGGGGAGTGGGCGGCGCCGGGGACGACGACCTTGCGGGCGGAGAGCTTCTCGGCCATCACCGCCTGCAGGTCCGGCGGCCAGGCGTCGTCGTTCTCGCCGTAGAGCACCAGCCGGGGCAGGTCCACCGCGGAGAGCTCGCCGGTGCGGTCCGGGGCGGACAGGATCTCCTCGCACATCCGCACCAGCGCGCCCGGGCTGTTCGCGACCATCCGGGCCTGCAGGAACTCCAGGATCTCCGCGGATAGGCCGCCGGACCGGGCCGGGCCGTCCAGGTACCGGTCCCAGAGCAGCCGCAGGCGCTCCGGGGTGGGGTCGGGGCGGAGGAAGGCGATGAGCCGCTCGGCGTCGGCGACCCGGCCGGCCGAGGGGACCGCGGAGGGGCCCGAGCTCATCAGGGCCAGGGAGAGGAAGGGGGAGGGGTCGCCGATGACCGCCTCCCGGGAGACCAGCCCGCCGTAGGAGTGGCCGAGCAGGTGGACCGGGCCCTCGTCGAGGGCCTCGGCCAGGGCCGCGACGGAGCGGCCCAGCCAGGCGGTGCCGTAGCCGGTCAGGTCGCCGGGGGCCGGGGACTCGTACTGGCCGGGCAGGTCGATCGCGACCACCGGGCGCCCGGCCTGGGCCAGCGTCTGCAGCAGCGCGATGAAGTCCTCCTTGCTCCCGGTCAGGCCGGGGACGAGGAGGGCGGGCTGCCGGTCGTAGCCGCCCGCCGCGGGCAGGGCCCGCAGCGCCGCGACGGTGCCCAGCGCCGTCGGCACGTCGATCCGCCGGACGCCGGGCGGAAGTTCCAGAAACCGCGGTGTACTCACGACGGATCACCCTAGACGATCCGGCCTCCGACCAGGGCCCCGGTCCGGCGGGCCGGGGCGGTCGGCTCGGGGCGGATGGGTGCCGCCCCGGTCCGTGCGTGCTGTTCGCAGGGCGGTCAGCCCTCCTGGGCCGTGCCCTCCTGGCCGCGGCCGACCTCGACCCCGCTGCGGGTGCGGCGGCGCCTGCGCCGGCGCGGTGCGGGAGCGGCCTCGCCGTCGCCGCCGGCGGGCTCGGTGCGCGCCGGGGCGTCCGGGGCGGCCGCCTCGGCCCCCTTGCGGGTGCGGCGCCGGTTCCGGTTGCGGCTCCGGCCGCCCCGGTCCCGGTCGCGCGGCTCGCGCTGCTCGCGCTGCTTGGCGTGCACCCCGGTGTCGCCGATGTCCTCGATCTCCTCGGCCTCCAGGCCGGCCCGCTCCTGCTTCTCCTTGGCCAGCCGCCCCTTGGTGCCCTCGGGGATGCCGAGCTGCTCGAAGAAGTGCGGCGAGGTGGAGTAGGTCTCCTCCGGGTCGGGGAAGGACAGCTCCAGCGCCGCGTTGATCAGCTTCCAGCGCGCGATCTCGCGCCAGTCGACGAAGGTGACCGCGGTGCCCGAGCGCCCGGCGCGGCCGGTGCGGCCGATCCGGTGGGTGTAGGTCTTCTCGTCGTCGGGGCACTCGTAGTTCACCACGTGGGTGACGTCATCCACGTCCAGGCCGCGGGCGGCCACGTCGGTGGCGACCAGCACGTCGATCTTGCCGTTGCGGAACGCGCGCAGCGCCCGCTCGCGCTGGCTCTGCCCCAGGTCGCCGTGGACCGCGGCGGCGGCGAAGCCGCGCGCCTTCAGGTCGCCGGCGACCTTGTCGCAGGCCCGCTTGGTCTGGCAGAAGACCATGCTCAGGCCGCGCCCCTCCGCCTGGAGCAGCCGGGCGAGCATCTCGCCCTTGTCCATCTGGTGGGTGCGGTAGACGTACTGGTCGATGTGGCTCGTGGTGGTCTGCCCGGGCTCGTCGTCGTCGCCGGCGCGCACGTGGGTGGGCCGGGTCAGGTAGCGGCGGGACAGCCCGACGATCTCGCTCGGCATGGTGGCCGAGAAGAGCATGGCCTGGCGCTCGTCGGGGATCCGCTTGAGGATCCGCTCGATGTCCGGCAGGAAGCCCAGGTCGAGCATCTTGTCGGCCTCGTCGAGCACGACGGCGGCCACGCCGCCCAGGTTCAGGTACTTCTGCTTCTCCAGGTCGAGCAGGCGCCCGGGGGTGCCGACGACGATGTCGACGCCGTTCTTCAGGCCGTCGATCTGCGGCTCGTAGGCGCGGCCGCCGTAGACGGTGAGGATCCGGGCCCCGGTGCGCTTGCCCGCGGTGCTGAGGTCGGCCGCCACCTGGATCGCGAGTTCGCGGGTGGGGACGACGACCAGGGCGCGGGGCCGCTTGGACTCGCCGGGCTCCTTCTGGGAGAGCTGCAGCAGCGGCAGGCCGAAGGCGAAGGTCTTACCGGTGCC from Nocardiopsis composta encodes:
- a CDS encoding type II toxin-antitoxin system Phd/YefM family antitoxin, producing the protein MTKTVSSREFRSHLSEAIDRAQAGDSTVVTRNGRAVGAFVPMEVLEQARLHDEEELRRLIEERRNSRTVPMAEVMAETLERDE
- a CDS encoding alpha/beta fold hydrolase, whose protein sequence is MSTPRFLELPPGVRRIDVPTALGTVAALRALPAAGGYDRQPALLVPGLTGSKEDFIALLQTLAQAGRPVVAIDLPGQYESPAPGDLTGYGTAWLGRSVAALAEALDEGPVHLLGHSYGGLVSREAVIGDPSPFLSLALMSSGPSAVPSAGRVADAERLIAFLRPDPTPERLRLLWDRYLDGPARSGGLSAEILEFLQARMVANSPGALVRMCEEILSAPDRTGELSAVDLPRLVLYGENDDAWPPDLQAVMAEKLSARKVVVPGAAHSPNVEAPETTAGALTAFWDAVETPERTV
- a CDS encoding DEAD/DEAH box helicase, producing the protein MIEPFPIQSLALPLALNGSDIIGQARTGTGKTFAFGLPLLQLSQKEPGESKRPRALVVVPTRELAIQVAADLSTAGKRTGARILTVYGGRAYEPQIDGLKNGVDIVVGTPGRLLDLEKQKYLNLGGVAAVVLDEADKMLDLGFLPDIERILKRIPDERQAMLFSATMPSEIVGLSRRYLTRPTHVRAGDDDEPGQTTTSHIDQYVYRTHQMDKGEMLARLLQAEGRGLSMVFCQTKRACDKVAGDLKARGFAAAAVHGDLGQSQRERALRAFRNGKIDVLVATDVAARGLDVDDVTHVVNYECPDDEKTYTHRIGRTGRAGRSGTAVTFVDWREIARWKLINAALELSFPDPEETYSTSPHFFEQLGIPEGTKGRLAKEKQERAGLEAEEIEDIGDTGVHAKQREQREPRDRDRGGRSRNRNRRRTRKGAEAAAPDAPARTEPAGGDGEAAPAPRRRRRRRTRSGVEVGRGQEGTAQEG